From Terriglobales bacterium, one genomic window encodes:
- a CDS encoding pyridoxamine 5'-phosphate oxidase family protein, which yields MASLTDALVRELIEGRYVACLGTENPDGSIHLVSVWYLFDGGSLYVATSSRSRKARNLEARPQASLMIDSRDPQASRGVTAMGTAQLLKGEASRQWNARIHRRYLSEAALADPRVGPVFSQWDDITIQLKPDRVIAWDMREADKGVFGGAFEQNPGYLLKLDL from the coding sequence GTGGCCTCACTTACCGATGCGCTGGTCCGGGAACTGATCGAGGGACGCTACGTCGCTTGCCTGGGGACCGAGAATCCTGACGGCTCGATTCATCTGGTCTCGGTGTGGTACCTGTTCGATGGCGGATCCCTCTACGTGGCGACGTCGTCGCGCAGCCGGAAGGCCCGCAACCTCGAAGCCCGGCCGCAGGCTTCCTTGATGATCGACTCGCGCGATCCGCAGGCTTCGCGCGGGGTCACGGCCATGGGAACGGCGCAGTTGCTGAAGGGTGAAGCGTCGCGGCAGTGGAACGCGCGCATCCACCGGCGCTACCTGAGCGAGGCGGCGCTGGCCGACCCGCGCGTGGGGCCGGTGTTCTCCCAGTGGGACGACATCACCATCCAACTGAAGCCCGATCGAGTGATCGCGTGGGACATGCGCGAGGCCGACAAGGGCGTGTTCGGGGGCGCATTCGAACAGAATCCCGGGTATCTATTGAAGCTCGATTTGTAG
- the infC gene encoding translation initiation factor IF-3 → MRANERIRAREIRVIDDQGQQIGVMPPLEALKMARSKNLDLVEISPTANPPVCRIMDFGKFLYEQGKKERAARKHQKTIVIKEVKFRVNVDEHDYEFKKNHVLRFLDEGDKVKATIFYRGREMTHPELGRAILNRLLTDVGDKGIVEFRPRMEGNTLHMILAPKKA, encoded by the coding sequence ATACGAGCCAACGAGCGCATCCGGGCGCGGGAGATCCGGGTGATAGACGATCAGGGGCAGCAGATCGGCGTGATGCCGCCGCTGGAAGCGCTGAAGATGGCCCGCAGCAAGAACCTCGACCTGGTAGAGATTTCGCCCACCGCCAACCCCCCGGTCTGCCGCATCATGGACTTCGGGAAGTTTCTCTACGAGCAGGGGAAGAAAGAGCGCGCGGCCCGCAAGCATCAGAAAACCATCGTCATCAAGGAAGTGAAGTTCCGCGTCAACGTGGATGAACACGACTACGAGTTCAAGAAGAACCACGTGCTGCGCTTCCTGGACGAAGGCGACAAGGTGAAGGCCACCATCTTCTACCGCGGGCGGGAGATGACGCACCCGGAGCTGGGACGGGCGATCCTGAACCGGTTACTGACCGACGTGGGCGACAAGGGAATCGTGGAGTTCCGGCCGCGGATGGAAGGCAACACGCTGCACATGATCCTGGCGCCGAAGAAGGCGTAA
- the rpmI gene encoding 50S ribosomal protein L35 — translation MKTHKGAAKRFRKTAGGKIKRSQAYLRHILTSKPRKRKRQLDMAATVAKADAKNVKAMLPY, via the coding sequence TTGAAGACACATAAGGGGGCGGCCAAGCGCTTCCGCAAGACCGCGGGAGGGAAGATCAAGCGCAGCCAGGCGTATCTCCGCCACATCCTGACCTCCAAGCCGAGGAAGCGCAAGCGCCAGCTGGATATGGCCGCGACCGTGGCCAAGGCGGATGCCAAGAACGTGAAGGCGATGCTGCCGTACTAA
- the rplT gene encoding 50S ribosomal protein L20, with product MPRVKRGSKRRARRKKILDRASGFFLTKSKLYRSAKESVERALKYAYAGRRLKKRQFRALWIVRIGAAARLNGMSYSQFIHGLKKSGIELDRKILADLAVQDPAAFKSLAEQARTALGSAA from the coding sequence ATGCCACGCGTCAAACGTGGAAGCAAGCGGCGCGCGCGCCGGAAGAAGATTCTGGACCGCGCCAGCGGCTTTTTCCTCACCAAATCCAAGCTCTATCGTTCGGCGAAAGAGTCGGTCGAGCGGGCGCTGAAGTACGCCTACGCCGGGCGGCGGCTGAAGAAGCGGCAGTTCCGGGCGCTGTGGATCGTGCGCATCGGGGCGGCGGCGCGGCTGAACGGAATGAGCTACAGCCAGTTCATCCACGGGCTGAAGAAGAGCGGCATCGAGCTGGACCGCAAGATCCTGGCGGACCTGGCGGTGCAGGACCCGGCGGCCTTTAAGAGCCTGGCCGAGCAGGCCAGGACCGCGCTGGGTTCGGCGGCCTGA
- the pheS gene encoding phenylalanine--tRNA ligase subunit alpha, producing the protein MYSVPKLTDHTPAAVDAAVRDLLAALDAEAGALKSEAEWKAFRDRWMARKNGVLTQVNDLWLKAAPAKAKRDVGQRVNELRARVEQAVESARQRVHGGDLKSRLEAERLDVTLPGIRRPLGAEHPVLKVNDELLGIFRSMGYSIADGPEVESDYYNFEALNFPPEHPARDTQDTLFLAGQEKKPLRERLLLRTHTSPVQIRTMEKHAPPVRIVCPGKVYRHDTPDATHSPVFHQIEGLAVDTNITFSDLKGTLDYAMKAMFGSGVETRFHPSFFPFTEPSADVSISCIFCGGKGYHATGGPCRHCKQSGWIELLGCGMVDPAVYGFVREKGYDPAKISGFAWGLGVERIAIMKYGVEDIQLFFHGDVRFLEQFG; encoded by the coding sequence ATGTACAGCGTCCCCAAACTGACGGACCACACGCCGGCTGCGGTGGACGCGGCGGTGCGGGACCTGTTGGCGGCGCTCGACGCGGAAGCCGGGGCGCTCAAGAGCGAGGCCGAGTGGAAGGCGTTCCGCGACCGCTGGATGGCGCGCAAGAACGGCGTGCTGACGCAGGTGAACGACCTGTGGCTGAAGGCGGCGCCAGCGAAGGCCAAGCGCGACGTCGGGCAGCGAGTGAATGAACTCAGGGCCCGGGTCGAACAAGCGGTCGAATCAGCGCGGCAGCGCGTGCATGGCGGCGACCTGAAGTCGCGCCTGGAAGCGGAGCGGCTGGACGTGACGCTTCCCGGGATTCGGCGGCCGCTGGGCGCCGAGCATCCGGTGCTCAAGGTGAACGACGAACTGCTGGGCATCTTCCGCTCGATGGGCTACTCGATCGCCGACGGGCCCGAAGTAGAGAGCGACTACTACAACTTCGAGGCGCTGAACTTTCCGCCCGAGCATCCGGCGCGTGACACGCAGGACACGCTGTTCCTGGCGGGCCAGGAAAAGAAACCGCTGCGCGAACGGCTGCTGCTGCGCACCCACACTTCTCCGGTGCAGATACGGACCATGGAAAAGCATGCGCCGCCGGTGCGCATCGTGTGCCCGGGGAAGGTGTACCGGCACGACACGCCCGACGCCACTCACTCGCCCGTGTTCCACCAGATCGAGGGGCTGGCGGTGGACACCAACATCACCTTCAGCGACCTGAAGGGGACGCTGGATTACGCCATGAAGGCGATGTTCGGTTCGGGCGTCGAGACGCGCTTCCATCCTTCGTTCTTCCCCTTCACCGAACCCAGCGCCGACGTGAGCATCAGCTGCATCTTCTGCGGCGGGAAGGGCTATCACGCGACGGGCGGACCCTGCCGGCATTGCAAGCAGAGCGGGTGGATCGAGCTGCTGGGCTGCGGCATGGTGGACCCGGCGGTGTACGGGTTCGTGCGCGAGAAGGGCTACGACCCGGCCAAGATCAGTGGCTTCGCGTGGGGGCTGGGCGTGGAGCGAATCGCCATCATGAAGTACGGCGTGGAAGACATACAGCTTTTCTTCCATGGGGATGTGCGGTTCTTGGAACAGTTTGGATGA
- the pheT gene encoding phenylalanine--tRNA ligase subunit beta: protein MKISVAWLREFVDLKVETKKLADDLTRAGIAVESVTGDDDAAIFSMEITTNRVDAMNHHGVARECAAIYGAELKPIVPKLPQPAGKTDFKIEIEAPELCARYTARVLKGTRIGASPAHIAKRLESMDARPINSAADATNYNLIEMGHPTHAFDLDTLQGGKIVVRRARAGETLKTLDGVDRKLTTEDLVIADGTRAVALAGVMGGFDTMITEKTRNVLIESAWFDPMTVRKTARRHGMHTDASHRFERGADFAATPLACARVAQLILEAGGGELVGEEIDAIGRQIERPQIGLRYSEVERLLGVELPREEIARMLARLGFGVRGSGDKGWQVELPTWRLDVEREIDLIEEIARLWGYDRFPNTLPAFTGAVVELPDAPKETAARSCLRGLGYHAAISTTFVSETDAKAFSTEAPLALANPISEEATVLRTSLMPGMLDMLAWNLNRGVSDARLFEMGKVFAARGADCDERKSLVIGATGNAGEAGVHQAPRPYSFYDLKGDIETLLGQFAHQSLYFDALTASYYHPGRAARAVMDGATVARFGQIHPEAAERRKLRQEVYVAEIALDRLFKSGLREPAYQPVPRFPAVERDFSFVFGQEVGFEKIRAAVAGLKLAEMRAFIPVETFRGGAIPAGKYSLLLRATFQSGERTLRDDEVAEWSAKIVKALEGLGGTLRA from the coding sequence ATGAAGATCTCGGTTGCATGGCTGCGCGAGTTCGTTGACCTCAAGGTCGAGACCAAGAAGCTCGCCGACGACCTGACGCGCGCGGGGATTGCCGTGGAGAGCGTGACGGGCGACGACGACGCGGCCATCTTCTCCATGGAGATCACCACCAATCGGGTGGACGCCATGAACCACCATGGCGTGGCGCGGGAGTGCGCGGCCATCTATGGCGCGGAGCTGAAACCCATCGTGCCGAAGCTGCCACAACCGGCCGGCAAGACCGACTTCAAGATCGAGATCGAAGCGCCGGAGCTGTGCGCGCGCTACACCGCGCGAGTGCTGAAAGGCACGCGGATCGGGGCGTCACCGGCGCACATCGCCAAGCGCCTGGAAAGCATGGACGCGCGCCCCATCAACAGCGCTGCGGACGCGACCAATTACAACCTGATCGAGATGGGACACCCGACGCACGCCTTCGATCTGGATACGCTGCAGGGCGGGAAGATCGTAGTGCGGCGGGCGCGGGCGGGCGAAACGCTGAAGACGCTGGACGGCGTGGATCGCAAGCTGACCACCGAAGACCTGGTGATCGCCGACGGAACGCGCGCGGTGGCGCTGGCCGGGGTGATGGGCGGCTTCGACACCATGATCACGGAGAAGACGCGCAACGTGCTGATCGAATCGGCGTGGTTCGATCCCATGACGGTGCGCAAGACGGCGCGGCGGCACGGCATGCACACCGACGCTTCGCATCGCTTCGAGCGCGGCGCCGACTTTGCCGCGACGCCGCTGGCCTGCGCGCGGGTGGCGCAACTCATCCTGGAGGCGGGCGGCGGCGAACTGGTGGGCGAGGAAATCGACGCCATCGGACGGCAGATCGAGCGGCCGCAGATCGGGCTGCGTTACAGCGAGGTGGAACGCCTCCTGGGGGTGGAGTTGCCGCGCGAGGAGATTGCCCGCATGCTGGCGCGGCTGGGGTTCGGCGTGCGCGGCAGCGGGGACAAGGGCTGGCAGGTCGAGCTGCCCACCTGGCGCCTGGACGTGGAGCGCGAGATCGACCTGATCGAGGAAATCGCGCGCCTGTGGGGCTACGACCGCTTCCCCAACACGCTGCCGGCGTTCACAGGCGCGGTGGTGGAACTGCCGGATGCGCCGAAGGAGACGGCGGCGCGCTCCTGCCTGCGCGGGCTGGGATATCACGCGGCCATCTCCACCACATTCGTATCGGAGACGGACGCGAAAGCGTTCTCGACGGAAGCGCCGCTCGCGCTGGCCAATCCCATCAGCGAGGAAGCGACGGTCCTGAGGACGTCGCTGATGCCGGGCATGCTCGACATGCTGGCCTGGAACCTGAACCGCGGCGTGAGCGACGCCCGCCTGTTCGAGATGGGCAAAGTGTTCGCCGCGCGTGGCGCGGATTGCGACGAACGCAAGTCGCTGGTAATCGGCGCTACCGGGAATGCGGGAGAGGCGGGCGTCCATCAGGCCCCGCGGCCGTATTCGTTCTACGATCTGAAAGGCGACATCGAGACGCTGCTGGGACAGTTCGCACATCAGTCGCTGTACTTCGACGCGCTCACGGCTTCCTACTACCACCCGGGACGCGCGGCCCGCGCGGTGATGGACGGCGCGACGGTGGCGCGTTTCGGGCAGATTCATCCGGAGGCGGCGGAGCGGCGCAAGCTGCGGCAGGAAGTGTACGTGGCCGAAATTGCGCTGGACCGCCTGTTCAAGAGCGGCCTGCGCGAGCCGGCGTACCAGCCGGTGCCGCGCTTCCCGGCGGTGGAACGGGACTTCTCCTTCGTGTTCGGGCAGGAGGTAGGCTTCGAGAAAATCCGGGCGGCCGTGGCCGGACTCAAGCTGGCTGAGATGCGCGCCTTCATTCCCGTGGAGACGTTTCGCGGAGGCGCGATTCCCGCGGGCAAGTATTCCCTGCTGCTGCGGGCCACGTTCCAGTCCGGAGAGCGCACGCTGCGAGACGACGAAGTTGCGGAGTGGTCGGCGAAGATCGTGAAGGCGCTTGAGGGATTGGGCGGAACGCTGCGGGCGTGA
- a CDS encoding aminotransferase class I/II-fold pyridoxal phosphate-dependent enzyme, with translation MALSRRGFLAAGAGAAAAGVLQVPFPQLLAGQSTQRADRPIRLNSNENAYGPLPSVREVLRDAVRVASIYPFQRDDEYMEKVARFHGVGRERVIAGCGSTEILRMAACAFAGAGRRMIVPTPTFEAILEYSRAEDGQVEAVPLTANYAHDLEAMLERVHAKDKPPVGLVYICNPNNPTASLTPREAIADFLQRLPRETYVLIDEAYHHFAVGAPGYTSFLEWPVDDPRVIVARTFSKIYGMAGLRLGYGVAAPEAIQKMRRYRLWDSANGIALECAMAALDDKAGLVAEERKIAQDHKSFETEAARRKLSFIPSFTNFFMVECGRPVRAVIAHFAKQGILIGRPFAGMDTMARISLGTPEDMKAFWRAWDKLPEAARA, from the coding sequence ATGGCACTTTCACGCAGAGGATTTCTGGCCGCGGGTGCTGGAGCCGCGGCTGCCGGTGTTCTGCAGGTTCCATTTCCGCAACTGCTGGCGGGCCAGAGCACACAACGCGCCGACCGTCCCATCCGTCTGAACAGCAACGAGAACGCCTACGGTCCTCTGCCTTCGGTGCGGGAGGTGCTGCGCGATGCCGTACGCGTGGCCAGCATCTATCCCTTCCAGCGGGACGACGAGTACATGGAGAAGGTGGCGCGGTTCCACGGCGTCGGGCGCGAGCGGGTGATTGCGGGCTGCGGCTCCACCGAGATCCTGCGCATGGCGGCGTGCGCGTTCGCCGGCGCCGGGCGCCGGATGATCGTGCCCACGCCGACGTTCGAGGCCATCCTGGAATACTCGCGGGCGGAAGACGGCCAAGTCGAGGCGGTGCCGCTGACGGCGAACTACGCCCACGATCTGGAAGCGATGCTGGAGCGGGTGCACGCCAAGGACAAGCCCCCGGTGGGACTGGTGTACATCTGCAATCCGAATAATCCCACGGCCAGCCTGACGCCGCGCGAGGCCATCGCAGATTTTCTGCAGCGGCTGCCGCGGGAGACCTACGTGCTCATTGACGAGGCCTACCATCATTTTGCCGTCGGCGCGCCGGGATACACGTCGTTCCTGGAGTGGCCGGTGGACGATCCACGAGTGATCGTGGCGCGCACCTTCTCGAAGATCTACGGCATGGCGGGGCTGCGACTGGGGTACGGCGTGGCTGCGCCCGAGGCGATTCAGAAGATGCGCCGCTACCGGCTGTGGGACAGCGCCAACGGAATCGCGCTGGAGTGCGCCATGGCGGCGCTGGACGACAAGGCCGGCCTGGTGGCCGAGGAGCGCAAGATCGCGCAGGATCACAAGAGTTTCGAGACTGAAGCGGCGCGCAGAAAGCTGAGCTTCATCCCCTCGTTCACCAACTTCTTCATGGTGGAATGCGGGCGGCCGGTGCGGGCGGTGATTGCGCACTTCGCCAAGCAAGGCATCTTGATCGGGCGGCCGTTCGCCGGCATGGACACCATGGCGCGCATCTCCCTGGGCACACCGGAGGACATGAAGGCGTTCTGGCGGGCGTGGGACAAGCTGCCGGAAGCGGCGCGCGCCTGA
- a CDS encoding cell division protein ZapA yields the protein MPPKPDGSVQVEIYDQLYNLRGSDPEYITRLAQFVDERMRSVASQAATVDSLRVAVLAALNIADEYHALQRKYDEVASQYNQRAQQLAGQIDEALDDMRRVG from the coding sequence TTGCCCCCCAAGCCCGACGGCAGCGTGCAGGTGGAAATCTACGATCAGCTTTACAATCTGCGCGGCTCAGACCCGGAGTACATCACGCGCCTGGCCCAGTTCGTGGATGAGCGCATGCGCTCGGTGGCATCGCAGGCGGCGACAGTGGATTCGCTGCGCGTGGCGGTGCTGGCAGCACTGAACATCGCCGACGAGTACCACGCCCTGCAGCGCAAATACGACGAGGTCGCATCCCAATACAACCAGCGCGCCCAGCAGTTGGCCGGGCAAATCGATGAAGCGCTGGACGACATGAGACGGGTGGGCTGA